A genomic region of Silurus meridionalis isolate SWU-2019-XX chromosome 7, ASM1480568v1, whole genome shotgun sequence contains the following coding sequences:
- the jcada gene encoding junctional protein associated with coronary artery disease translates to MYSVEDLLISHGYKISSNNNVPPSHSSSSQEQRPASRSNSRCEIVDKRTGHGAVNGYKVDSVYGGAGKQALSQSGPSDTEIRDKNQRTEEDNANRVDGHSPGGTSDSRFSDAHREMYTYPQPEHDVSYWRRRGQDLNMLLDYVDIRDPQEKQLGSQHKAEGMQRRPESALTTEEHRRERQRRADSARARERELALYQWKMAAERKYQSLGTEEWRPAVGIGRHMSESEGERWAQEQRRPRTAEGAVPPRTKAKSQSLPRMAMPSDSIQYLSMSSTGQDPCASYRINGHQSRLPKGCNLSEGEIREQWIDNSRSGVQSAPPSKPRFSRPLRPPSYEVHQQMRGSSEMLSGDFVPHARDRTPLPFSRQDYFAQELGGSGMEPPGYIPPPSYRRQPVIRGGHRTYANTMGNYQYRGDSYMQGPAMAEVQEWFMRQTGIAWPDNYRDGRRSMPCRRQAYPGYVEEHTANVQYIPFDDPRVRHISGRRINGNSLTDADKIRNITKEMPITSTCEKSPDDSAFLVSGKPFSSTEASNSNISDCVDEAVTHTEVSREMVNSKSTNNENSNKYPASPDYPTTFQTTFSQQKPSIDQQFCETVTQVKTFEAQTAAENKKNKKKIKETMFCLVSVPINMVANKEATDTNNNEKVSSLVVAPAESSVTQYCSKDMPKIANSNEQVIQSSSSLNTKRTKKPSLRKEVIDVWSLQASVDKEMCSAGSWPGDQYKNQETQTGSLEGSRNTNAQNLQKQATYDPPSSTDSGQGTECSISYKCPQKVQKNFNPSSNSAFSQTKAASSSNIKSPVQVLMTSSPPSPDRQPPLRQSVPKPHTLNGQEVFGQFLLKPVNRRPWDAIGELESFNKELQDHNAKQQTTDQSTEDLDEALRNILEVDNTSTGFITPQVSAYKVKQQHTDRSPQQQLKNDKFDFRSDLEHRGMIQTGKNFREVGSAFSTSTGRFVNPDLPLTPEMDSGFVNYEDLSIMQDVLRLNSLDIPVPKESLLKDVGLTVYTPIPDSVKLGSPVGLSPESPMLTSPSDNSETCEVLQITSSDSGEDQNTNSPDFSANHKHTNSNIIYATKHDHKVSEKSSEKNSERSRPINVVRSQHFTFMANFDHADYDDNLYVSNEKTIADEHLEALLSQEKASSIPTEDLSNLYQIQCAKGIPVNESIEQRAARILGIAISAEALVISQDGCNQFQENEHSDKQSEEKAEFILQTMRVRPNEETKHVNSKYEQVMATSVHTSDLMEKKDTAAGEDHNCTGDKSIKENHINSLVLDLPEFPPNNLRLSLPVTEDEDLTLSVCGGEKKVTPAVYMSDSQPDKSIVYHPSPLCKNEEMSSESINPDVEDESMSCISGFKKEIQKGRGEEEMGKERTENRVQEDNVLEGEEEQFRLNEMRVHEWQAAFGEQIDEDLDSFREKEEETKEAIVERAIQSPQSMGYSVPVPVPQSRSGTVVKREITLPDTFNMTADSDSLEDEDIQSISDSYDPSRVERV, encoded by the exons ATGTACAGCGTGGAGGACCTTCTTATCTCTCATGGATACAAaatcagcagcaacaacaatgTCCCTCCATCGCACTCATCCTCGTCCCAAGAACAGCGGCCAGCGTCGCGCAGTAATAGTCGGTGTGAAATCGTGGACAAGCGGACAGGACATGGCGCAGTGAATGGTTACAAAGTGGACAGTGTTTATGGTGGTGCTGGGAAGCAGGCTTTATCTCAGAGTGGCCCCAGTGACACAGAGATCAGGGACAAGAATCAGAGGACAGAGGAAGACAATGCTAACCGAGTAGATGGACACTCGCCTGGAGGCACCAGTGACAGCAG ATTCAGTGATGCCCACAGAGAAATGTACACTTATCCACAGCCAGAGCATGATGTGTCCTACTGGCGGAGACGGGGCCAAGACTTAAACATGCTCCTGGACTATGTGGATATAAGAGACCCACAAGAGAAACAATTAGGCAGTCAACATAAAGCAGAGGGCATGCAGCGAAGGCCTGAGTCAGCACTAACCACCGAAGAGCATCGCCGTGAGAGACAACGCAGGGCAGACAGTGCACGTGCCAGAGAGCGAGAACTTGCCCTGTATCAATGGAAAATGGCTGCAGAGAGGAAATACCAGAGCCTAGGAACAGAAGAGTGGCGTCCAGCTGTAGGAATTGGTCGACATATGTCTGAAAGTGAAGGCGAAAGATGGGCACAGGAGCAGCGTCGACCTCGAACAGCAGAGGGTGCTGTTCCTCCCAGGACCAAAGCCAAATCACAGTCCCTACCCAGAATGGCCATGCCCTCTGACAGCATCCAGTACTTAAGCATGTCATCCACTGGGCAAGATCCATGTGCAAGCTATCGAATAAATGGGCACCAGTCACGGCTGCCTAAAGGTTGCAATCTCAGTGAAGGGGAAATTAGGGAGCAGTGGATTGACAATAGTCGGTCAGGTGTACAATCTGCACCCCCTTCAAAGCCCCGTTTTAGTCGACCTCTAAGACCCCCATCATATGAAGTTCACCAGCAGATGCGTGGAAGTTCAGAGATGCTCTCTGGTGATTTTGTGCCCCATGCCAGAGACAGAACTCCACTGCCTTTTTCCAGACAGGATTACTTTGCACAGGAACTTGGTGGGTCTGGCATGGAGCCTCCAGGTTACATCCCTCCACCATCATACAGGCGGCAACCTGTCATTAGAGGAGGGCACAGGACTTATGCCAATACCATGGGGAACTACCAGTACAGGGGAGACTCATACATGCAAGGGCCTGCAATGGCTGAGGTCCAGGAGTGGTTCATGAGACAGACAGGAATAGCTTGGCCTGATAATTACAGGGATGGGAGAAGGAGTATGCCCTGTAGGAGACAGGCATACCCTGGTTATGTAGAGGAGCACACAGCGAATGTTCAATACATACCTTTTGATGACCCACGAGTCAGACATATCTCAGGAAGAAGAATAAATGGGAACTCACTGACAGATGCTGACAAAATCAGGAATATTACAAAAGAGATGCCCATCACCTCTACATGTGAGAAATCTCCTGATGACAGTGCCTTTCTTGTCTCAGGAAAACCATTCAGCAGCACAGAAGCAAGTAACAGCAATATCAGTGATTGTGTTGATGAAGCAGTCACGCATACAGAGGTTTCACGAGAGATGGTCAACTCAAAGTCAACAAATAATGAAAACTCCAACAAATACCCAGCCAGTCCTGACTATCCAACTACCTTCCAAACAACATTCTCACAACAGAAACCTAGCATAGACCAACAATTCTGTGAGACAGTAACACAGGTAAAGACATTTGAAGCACAAACAGCAgctgaaaataagaaaaacaagaagaaaattAAAGAGACTATGTTCTGTTTGGTATCAGTTCCAATAAACATGGTAGCCAACAAGGAAGCTACTGATACAAATAACAATGAAAAAGTATCAAGCTTAGTAGTGGCACCTGCAGAAAGTTCAGTGACCCAGTATTGTAGCAAAGACATGCCAAAGATTGCAAATAGCAATGAGCAAGTAATACAATCCAGCAGCTCCTTAAACACAAAAAGGACCAAAAAACCTTCACTTCGGAAAGAGGTCATAGATGTTTGGTCTCTCCAAGCAAGTGTTGACAAAGAAATGTGCTCTGCAGGATCTTGGCCAGGAGATCAATATAAAAATCAAGAGACACAGACAGGTTCTCTTGAGGGTTCAAGAAATACAAATGCacaaaatctccaaaagcaAGCTACATATGATCCTCCATCGTCCACAGACAGTGGGCAGGGCACTGAATGCAGTATCAGCTACAAATGTCCCCAAAAAGTGCAAAAGAATTTCAACCCTTCAAGCAACAGTGCATTTTCCCAAACAAAAGCAGCTAGCAGCTCGAATATAAAAAGCCCAGTTCAAGTCTTAATgacttcatcaccaccatctcCTGATCGCCAGCCCCCACTGAGACAAAGTGTGCCCAAACCTCACACACTAAACGGCCAAGAGGTTTTTGGTCAGTTCTTGTTAAAACCTGTGAACAGGCGACCATGGGATGCCATAGGGGAGCTTGAGTCTTTTAACAAGGAGCTGCAAGATCACAATGCCAAACAACAAACCACTGATCAGTCTACAGAGGACCTAGATGAGGCACTGAGAAACATTTTAGAGGTAGACAACACAAGCACAGGGTTCATTACACCTCAGGTGTCTGCTTATAAGGTTAAACAGCAACATACAGACAGAAGTCCTCAACAACAGCTAAAGAATGACAAGTTCGATTTCAGGTCAGATTTAGAACATAGAGGCATGATTCAAACAGGTAAAAATTTCAGGGAAGTAGGAAGTGCCTTCTCTACATCAACAGGGAGGTTTGTAAATCCTGACCTACCTTTAACACCAGAGATGGACAGTGGGTTTGTGAATTATGAGGACTTGAGTATAATGCAAGATGTCCTGAGGTTAAACAGCTTGGATATTCCTGTGCCAAAGGAATCTCTACTAAAGGATGTTGGACTTACAGTGTACACACCGATTCCAGACTCAGTGAAACTAGGATCACCTGTAGGTTTAAGCCCAGAGTCTCCAATGCTGACTAGTCCCTCTGACAACTCAGAAACATGTGAGGTTTTACAAATCACATCTTCAGATAGTGGAGAAGATCAAAATACAAACAGCCCTGACTTTAGTGCAAATCATAAGCACACAAACAGTAATATAATCTATGCTactaaacatgaccataaagtCTCGGAAAAGAGTTCAGAGAAAAACTCAGAAAGGTCACGTCCCATTAATGTTGTCAGAAGTcagcatttcacatttatggcaAACTTTGATCATGCTGATTATGATGATAATCTGTATGTAAGCAATGAGAAAACAATAGCTGATGAACATCTGGAGGCTCTTCTGAGTCAGGAGAAAGCCAGTAGCATACCAACAGAGGATCTTAGCAATCTGTATCAAATTCAGTGTGCCAAAGGGATTCCTGTGAATGAGTCCATTGAACAGAGGGCAGCAAGGATCTTGGGTATTGCTATATCTGCTGAAGCCTTGGTTATTAGTCAAGATGGTTGCAATCAGTTTCAGGAAAATGAGCATAGTGACAAACAGAGTGAGGAAAAGGCTGAATTTATTCTGCAAACCATGAGAGTAAGGCCAAATGAAGAAACAAAGCATGTGAATAGCAAGTATGAGCAAGTGATGGCGACTTCAGTCCACACCTCTGATTTGATGGAGAAGAAAGATACTGCCGCAGGGGAAGACCACAACTGTACAGGAGATAAGTCCATTAAAGAGAATCATATTAATTCCTTAGTGTTAGATTTACCAGAGTTTCCGCCTAATAACCTGCGTTTATCACTGCCAGTGACTGAGGATGAGGATCTGACTTtaagtgtgtgtggaggtgagaaAAAGGTCACACCAGCGGTATACATGTCTGATAGCCAACCGGACAAGTCCATCGTATATCACCCATCTCCTTTGtgcaaaaatgaagaaatgtctTCAGAGAGCATTAATCCTGACGTTGAGGATGAGTCAATGTCATGCATCAGCGGTTTCAAAAAAGAGATCCAGAAAGGGAGGGGAGAAGAGGAAATGGGAAAGGAAAGAACCGAAAATAGAGTTCAAGAGGACAACGTActagaaggagaagaagagcaaTTTCGTCTGAATGAAATGAGAGTACATGAGTGGCAAGCTGCTTTTGGGGAACAGATAGATGAGGATTTAGATAGCTTCagggaaaaagaggaagagacaAAAGAAGCAATAGTGGAAAGAGCAATTCAGTCACCACAGTCCATGGGTTACTCAGTCCCAGTCCCAGTCCCTCAGTCACGCAGTGGAACAGTGGTCAAGAGAGAAATCACACTCCCGGACACCTTTAACATGACCGCTGATTCAGATTCGCTTGAGGATGAAGACATTCAGTCTATTTCGG ACTCGTATGATCCCAGTCGAGTTGAGAGGGTGTAA